CGTCAGATTGAAAATTGCCCGACTGATCGATGTCCGTGGTCATTTTGAGGTTACCATATTCGGGAAGGTACTTAATAGTAGCCTGCACCTCGGTCACCAGTTCTTCAAAACTGATATCCGTCACAACCGGCACGCCGCGTGCGTTTTTGTAATAATCGATTATATTAATGATAAAGGTATCGAGTTTCTTAACCGACTGCCTGATCAATTCGAGGTATTCATTCTGCGATTTAACATCTTCTTCAAGCAAAGCCAGGTTTACGATACCCAGGACCGACATTAACGGTGCCCGAAGATCGTGCGAAGCGCTATATACGAACTTGTCCAGCTCCTCATTTGCCTTCTGCAGCTCGCTGTTGCGCTGCTTGAGATCTTCCCTTGTTTTGTAAATATCGTATGCATTGGAAATGGCTGTTTCGACATATTTGTAATCCCAGGGCTTATCGATAAACCTGAACACTTCTCCCTTATTGATCGCGTCGATCGCCGCACCTATATCAGTATGTCCGGTGATCAGGATACGGATCGGCTTCGGGAATTTCATTCTGATTTTTTCAAAAAATTGTACACCAGACATCACAGGCATCCGCTGA
This Dyadobacter sp. UC 10 DNA region includes the following protein-coding sequences:
- a CDS encoding sensor histidine kinase, which translates into the protein MNEKPITILYIDDEEHNLHSFKASFRKQYDITITPSVVEAEEILEKKDFCIILADQRMPVMSGVQFFEKIRMKFPKPIRILITGHTDIGAAIDAINKGEVFRFIDKPWDYKYVETAISNAYDIYKTREDLKQRNSELQKANEELDKFVYSASHDLRAPLMSVLGIVNLALLEEDVKSQNEYLELIRQSVKKLDTFIINIIDYYKNARGVPVVTDISFEELVTEVQATIKYLPEYGNLKMTTDIDQSGNFQSDVMKLRIIFNNLINNAIKFQDKSKPEPYVHLTVRSTPAAVKIIVADNGSGIKESDQDKIFRMFYRAGATNSGSGIGLYIVHEAISKLGGDISVSSQVGQGSIFEINIPSIKK